In a genomic window of Saccharothrix sp. HUAS TT1:
- a CDS encoding condensation domain-containing protein encodes MNTSADQRLTARLARLTPAQRAALTARLAAGHGPVLRPRPGPRDRFPLGMDQERLWILDQLDPGTTTYTLGYGLRVLGAFDPDLFSRAADSLVSRHDLLRSGAEAEGGRPYLRVHPDRRADLSYTDLTAADTTAVPADEAERRRQEFIAAQVRRPFALATDPVLRLAVAKVAEGDHQVVETMPHSFVDQWSYVRLNEELLEHYRALAEGRAPRVAEMPVQFGDWAHWQREYFAGPQGDRHRDFWRTFLDGVPEHLALPYDRSPDTSDHAGEHHSFILDGAVAESFFRRAREVRTTPATAMTAAYAALLYERTGQRDLVIGIPTATRGEPEAAPLIGFLLTSIPLRIRLPEDPTPLDVLAATAAAAAAVADHREVPFGEIVEATAPDRSATRYPLLQTMLVQLDLDDSRALELPGAEVYANAVPEGISTMDLTTAWWRVGKVVYGRIEYRTALFEHATIAAMADRLLQLVEQFAERPDEPLRRPAPPLPAPPTPLLGHGAEAGTAADGPVDAAILDRVTAAWRRVLGVEHADPDAVFFTSGGTSMLAVRFAHHLRGDDLAVTLKDVFTHPTPAGLARVLGTRRAAPADRAPVPPPGPLGPEQDMLLSRGLSRVEDFSHSHVLTADRRLDPERLRQAAQEVVRAHPTLTTTLRPDRTLGARLVPGSDWHWSVEPAGADPERVVDAQRAGFDRVTGPLFAVSLLPGAPGGADRVVLSASHLVIDGMSWGILIADLAAAYRGRPPAAERAGYAEHAAVVRALDPAPHAGYWRAQLSGTGHYGWRLDGPNTYADERSLEVSVALPPDGHGTLRAAALTAVARALRHWAPHDQPSVWLIGLGRDPLAALPDWDPDRAVGFYSAAHPFLVPLTGGPARDDLRATAAALRGVPDAGKTFGLLACAADPDLRAEFAALERPRVIVNHLGELAAPLSGSDGFFTASEQVAAAGNAEVEREVDVDVAVGVRDGHAVLRWLHNPHAVDPIAVRAAAEAAARELRGLFEVARQDRGPVGVPGTTGVTEETMERLFARLSRERRGRQGEQA; translated from the coding sequence GTGAACACCTCCGCCGACCAGCGGCTGACGGCCCGGCTCGCCCGGCTCACCCCCGCTCAGCGCGCGGCGCTCACCGCCCGGCTCGCCGCCGGCCACGGCCCGGTGCTGCGGCCCAGGCCGGGGCCGCGGGACCGGTTCCCGCTCGGCATGGACCAGGAACGCCTGTGGATCCTCGACCAGCTCGACCCGGGAACCACCACCTACACCCTCGGCTACGGGTTGCGCGTGCTCGGGGCCTTCGACCCGGACCTCTTCAGCCGCGCCGCGGACAGCCTGGTGAGCCGCCACGACCTGCTGCGCTCCGGGGCCGAGGCCGAGGGCGGCCGCCCCTACCTGCGGGTGCACCCCGACCGGCGGGCGGACCTCAGCTACACCGACCTGACGGCCGCCGACACCACCGCCGTGCCCGCCGACGAGGCCGAGCGGCGCCGCCAGGAGTTCATCGCCGCACAGGTCCGCCGCCCGTTCGCCCTCGCCACCGACCCGGTGTTGCGCCTCGCGGTGGCCAAGGTCGCCGAGGGCGACCACCAGGTCGTGGAAACCATGCCGCACTCGTTCGTCGACCAGTGGTCGTACGTGCGCCTCAACGAAGAACTCCTGGAGCACTACCGCGCCCTGGCCGAAGGGCGTGCGCCGCGCGTCGCCGAGATGCCGGTGCAGTTCGGCGACTGGGCCCACTGGCAGCGCGAGTACTTCGCCGGTCCACAGGGCGACCGCCACCGGGACTTCTGGCGCACCTTCCTGGACGGCGTCCCCGAGCACCTGGCCCTGCCCTACGACCGCAGTCCCGACACCTCCGACCACGCGGGCGAGCACCACAGCTTCATCCTCGACGGGGCCGTCGCCGAGTCCTTCTTCCGCCGCGCGCGGGAGGTCCGCACCACCCCGGCCACGGCGATGACCGCCGCGTACGCCGCGCTGCTGTACGAGCGCACCGGGCAGCGCGACCTGGTGATCGGAATCCCCACCGCCACCCGCGGCGAGCCGGAGGCGGCGCCGCTGATCGGGTTCCTGCTGACCAGCATCCCGCTGCGGATCCGGCTGCCCGAGGACCCCACCCCGCTGGACGTGCTCGCGGCCACGGCCGCTGCCGCCGCCGCCGTGGCCGACCACCGCGAAGTGCCCTTCGGGGAGATCGTCGAGGCCACCGCCCCCGACCGGTCCGCCACCCGGTACCCGCTGCTGCAGACCATGTTGGTGCAGTTGGACCTCGACGACTCGCGGGCCCTGGAACTCCCCGGCGCGGAGGTGTACGCCAACGCCGTGCCCGAGGGCATCTCCACCATGGACCTGACCACCGCCTGGTGGCGGGTGGGGAAGGTCGTCTACGGGCGCATCGAGTACCGGACGGCGCTGTTCGAGCACGCCACCATCGCCGCCATGGCCGACCGGCTGCTCCAGCTCGTCGAGCAGTTCGCGGAACGCCCCGACGAGCCGCTGCGGCGGCCCGCCCCACCGCTGCCGGCGCCGCCGACCCCTCTGCTCGGCCACGGCGCCGAAGCCGGCACGGCGGCCGACGGGCCGGTCGACGCGGCGATCCTGGACCGGGTCACCGCCGCCTGGCGCCGCGTTCTCGGCGTCGAGCACGCCGACCCCGACGCGGTGTTCTTCACCAGCGGCGGCACCTCGATGCTCGCCGTCCGGTTCGCCCACCACCTGCGCGGTGACGACCTCGCAGTCACCCTCAAGGACGTTTTCACCCATCCGACCCCGGCCGGACTGGCCCGCGTCCTCGGCACGCGCCGCGCTGCCCCGGCGGACCGCGCGCCGGTCCCCCCGCCCGGACCTCTCGGCCCCGAGCAGGACATGCTCCTGAGCCGCGGGCTGTCCCGGGTGGAGGACTTCTCGCACAGCCACGTCCTCACCGCGGACCGCCGGCTCGACCCGGAGCGCTTGCGCCAGGCGGCGCAGGAGGTGGTTCGCGCCCACCCGACGCTGACCACCACCCTGCGCCCCGACCGCACCCTCGGCGCCCGGCTCGTGCCCGGCTCGGACTGGCACTGGTCGGTGGAGCCCGCCGGCGCCGACCCGGAGCGGGTGGTGGACGCCCAGCGGGCGGGCTTCGACCGCGTCACCGGGCCGCTGTTCGCCGTCAGCCTCCTGCCCGGAGCACCGGGTGGGGCGGACCGCGTCGTCCTCAGCGCGAGCCACCTGGTCATCGACGGCATGTCCTGGGGCATCCTCATCGCCGACCTGGCCGCCGCCTACCGGGGCCGACCGCCGGCGGCCGAACGCGCCGGGTACGCCGAGCACGCCGCCGTCGTGCGGGCACTGGACCCGGCGCCGCACGCCGGGTACTGGCGGGCCCAGCTGAGCGGGACCGGCCACTACGGCTGGCGCCTGGACGGCCCCAACACCTACGCCGACGAGCGGTCGCTGGAGGTGTCGGTAGCGCTGCCGCCCGACGGCCACGGCACGCTGCGGGCCGCCGCGCTCACCGCCGTCGCCCGCGCGCTGCGGCACTGGGCGCCGCACGACCAGCCGTCGGTGTGGCTGATCGGCCTGGGCCGCGACCCGCTGGCCGCGCTGCCCGACTGGGACCCGGACCGGGCCGTCGGGTTCTACTCGGCCGCCCACCCCTTCCTGGTGCCGCTCACCGGCGGTCCGGCCCGGGACGACCTGCGGGCCACGGCCGCCGCGCTGCGCGGTGTCCCCGACGCCGGCAAGACGTTCGGCCTGCTGGCCTGCGCCGCCGACCCCGACCTGCGCGCGGAGTTCGCCGCGCTGGAGCGGCCCCGGGTGATCGTGAACCACCTGGGCGAGCTGGCCGCCCCCCTCAGTGGTTCGGACGGCTTTTTCACCGCCTCGGAGCAGGTCGCCGCCGCCGGCAACGCCGAGGTGGAGCGCGAAGTGGACGTGGACGTGGCGGTCGGGGTGCGCGACGGCCACGCCGTGCTGCGCTGGCTGCACAACCCCCACGCCGTCGACCCGATCGCGGTCCGCGCGGCCGCCGAGGCGGCGGCCCGCGAGTTGCGCGGCTTGTTCGAGGTGGCGCGGCAGGACCGAGGTCCGGTCGGCGTCCCGGGCACGACAGGAGTCACTGAGGAAACGATGGAACGTCTCTTCGCACGGCTCAGCCGAGAACGCCGCGGACGGCAGGGGGAACAGGCATGA
- a CDS encoding MFS transporter, producing MTESTPPVLRRRGPLVFLLAAQYLSAFGNAITIVTVPLYVLHTTGSAVTTGLAGFIGALPLIFAGAVGGVLVDRFGGRRLSVLSDLGAGVLVLLVPLLDATTGLPVPLLLALLFARTIVATPATAARMTLLKPVIEGAGARLESVNSWYQAAPRLGLVAGAPLAGVLIAASGSAVGMYVDAATFLIAAALVAFAVPVAGSGKSWGDRAAGPGFFGQLREGVALVRTMPVIGAMTAFVVVTNFLDDAFTPLFLPVYARDVLHSSAAMGWFLGAVGVGAIVGTLLYGPASRNILSNRRYTLFGCFAVVAVLRLLLYFEPGALGVTVICFLVGVAGGPLNPMLSTVMLERVPEELRGRVFGLTGAMALTSAPLGVLTAGWLVDLAGLRVPMLCFALVYLVLIAVSWRWPGLRAMDERPGAGGGPDEPAAPEPAARISPDADPEPTSGRGATVR from the coding sequence ATGACCGAGAGCACCCCACCGGTCCTCCGGCGCCGCGGCCCGCTCGTGTTCCTGCTGGCGGCCCAGTACCTGTCGGCCTTCGGCAACGCCATCACGATCGTGACGGTCCCCCTGTACGTCCTGCACACCACCGGTTCGGCCGTCACCACCGGTCTCGCCGGGTTCATCGGCGCCCTGCCGCTGATCTTCGCGGGCGCCGTCGGCGGCGTCCTGGTCGACCGGTTCGGCGGACGCAGGCTGAGCGTGCTGTCCGACCTCGGCGCGGGGGTCCTGGTGCTGCTCGTGCCGCTCCTGGACGCCACCACGGGGCTGCCCGTCCCGCTGCTGCTCGCCCTGCTGTTCGCCCGCACGATCGTGGCGACCCCCGCCACCGCCGCCCGGATGACGCTCCTCAAGCCCGTCATCGAAGGCGCCGGAGCCCGGCTGGAGAGCGTGAACTCCTGGTACCAGGCGGCCCCCCGGCTCGGCCTGGTGGCCGGGGCGCCGCTGGCCGGCGTGCTGATCGCGGCGAGCGGGTCGGCGGTCGGCATGTACGTCGACGCCGCGACCTTCCTCATCGCCGCCGCGCTGGTCGCCTTCGCGGTGCCGGTCGCCGGGAGCGGGAAGTCCTGGGGCGACCGGGCGGCCGGGCCCGGCTTCTTCGGCCAGCTGCGCGAAGGCGTGGCGCTCGTCCGCACGATGCCGGTGATCGGCGCGATGACCGCCTTCGTCGTCGTCACCAACTTCCTCGACGACGCCTTCACCCCGCTGTTCCTGCCGGTCTACGCCCGGGACGTCCTGCACAGCAGCGCGGCCATGGGGTGGTTCCTCGGTGCCGTCGGCGTCGGCGCCATCGTCGGCACCCTCCTGTACGGCCCCGCCAGCCGGAACATCCTGTCCAACCGCCGCTACACCCTGTTCGGCTGCTTCGCGGTCGTGGCCGTGCTGCGGCTGCTGCTCTACTTCGAGCCCGGCGCCCTCGGGGTGACGGTGATCTGCTTCCTGGTCGGGGTGGCCGGCGGACCGCTCAACCCGATGCTCTCGACGGTCATGCTCGAACGCGTCCCCGAGGAGCTGCGCGGCCGGGTCTTCGGCCTCACCGGCGCCATGGCCCTCACCTCCGCCCCGCTCGGTGTGCTGACCGCCGGGTGGCTGGTGGACCTGGCCGGGCTGCGCGTGCCGATGCTCTGCTTCGCCCTCGTCTACCTCGTCCTGATCGCCGTCAGCTGGCGGTGGCCGGGCTTGCGCGCCATGGACGAGCGGCCGGGCGCCGGAGGTGGTCCGGACGAGCCCGCCGCACCGGAGCCCGCCGCGCGGATCTCGCCCGACGCGGACCCGGAGCCCACGTCGGGCAGGGGGGCGACGGTCCGATGA
- a CDS encoding SDR family oxidoreductase: MTAAHPTVGVLEGRTAVITGAARGAGRACALAFAAQGADLVLLDVAAPVPGVPYPMGTVSQLDHTADACRRHGADVLTAAVDVRDLEALTELRERTHDRFGAPHVLVNNAGVVAPSGRPVHETSEADWQLMVDIDLGGAWRATKVFAPAMVERRSGTIINIASTAGLVGYRNFAGYVAAKHGLVGLTKASALDYASYGVRVNAVCPGNIRDEPAMEGRMLSEVARALDVPPAEHEELFTADQPMHKLVEPADVAAAALWLACDASQRVTGTTLTVDAGYSAR; the protein is encoded by the coding sequence ATGACCGCGGCGCACCCGACCGTCGGCGTCCTCGAAGGACGGACGGCGGTGATCACCGGCGCCGCGCGGGGCGCGGGACGCGCCTGCGCGCTGGCCTTCGCGGCCCAGGGCGCGGACCTGGTCCTGCTCGACGTGGCCGCCCCGGTGCCCGGCGTTCCCTACCCGATGGGCACCGTGAGCCAGCTCGACCACACCGCCGACGCCTGCCGCCGCCACGGCGCCGACGTCCTCACCGCGGCCGTCGACGTCCGGGACCTGGAGGCCCTGACCGAGCTGCGCGAGCGGACCCACGACCGGTTCGGCGCGCCGCACGTGCTCGTCAACAACGCGGGCGTCGTCGCCCCCTCCGGCCGGCCGGTGCACGAGACGTCGGAGGCGGACTGGCAGCTGATGGTGGACATCGACCTCGGCGGCGCCTGGCGCGCCACCAAGGTGTTCGCCCCCGCCATGGTGGAACGCCGCTCCGGGACGATCATCAACATCGCCTCCACCGCGGGTCTGGTGGGGTACCGCAACTTCGCCGGGTACGTCGCGGCCAAGCACGGGCTGGTCGGCCTCACCAAGGCCAGCGCCCTCGACTACGCCTCGTACGGCGTGCGCGTCAACGCGGTGTGCCCCGGCAACATCCGGGACGAGCCCGCCATGGAGGGGCGGATGCTCTCCGAGGTCGCCCGGGCGCTCGACGTCCCGCCGGCCGAGCACGAGGAGCTGTTCACCGCCGACCAGCCGATGCACAAGCTGGTCGAGCCGGCCGACGTGGCGGCCGCCGCGCTCTGGCTCGCCTGCGACGCCTCCCAACGCGTCACCGGCACCACCCTGACCGTTGACGCGGGCTACTCGGCCCGGTGA
- a CDS encoding condensation domain-containing protein yields the protein MDTPSPPLAEPRAASATERQFWFAERIAPGAPAWRVLSTVRVEGSPNSTALDSTALAAAAARVVARHPALRSVFTPEAGELRCTTVPPVAPPLLELPPGTGFDAAADELARTGLLDPATGRHVVLALAQDASGATLYVLTHHLVYDGLSHEVFTADLARAYARVVAGDPEPPPLAHPAPQPPDAERRAELAAYWRTALDGVPDLPGDRDGPTQRELAQAELHHHAVRFPDGAGAAAREAGRRLACPPFAVLLTAYAQALHDLCGAEDFCIGTPVSTRTPDLADAIGCLLTTLPVRVQRPTGPAACERTWRTVADGLFHMDLPQDDLIRAVRTRPGRRMPLYQALFAYESWPRPVHAAGGVRMRTEPVVPLGGQAEVLFQLNELPGHRLGGVLQAPAGSPWAGRLARLSAAVRHRLAALTGAEEQHTVATPSGPSRPAPTTTTEEDAR from the coding sequence GTGGACACCCCCTCACCGCCCCTTGCCGAACCGCGCGCCGCCTCGGCGACGGAACGCCAGTTCTGGTTCGCCGAGCGCATCGCCCCCGGCGCACCCGCCTGGAGGGTGCTCAGCACCGTGCGCGTCGAAGGCTCCCCGAACTCGACGGCACTCGACTCGACGGCACTCGCCGCGGCGGCGGCGCGGGTGGTCGCCCGCCACCCCGCGCTGCGCTCGGTCTTCACGCCCGAGGCGGGGGAACTGCGGTGCACGACCGTGCCGCCCGTGGCACCGCCGCTGCTGGAACTCCCCCCGGGCACCGGCTTCGACGCGGCCGCCGACGAGCTGGCCCGGACCGGGCTCCTCGACCCCGCCACCGGGCGCCACGTGGTCCTCGCGCTCGCCCAGGACGCCTCCGGCGCCACCCTGTACGTCCTCACGCACCACCTCGTGTACGACGGGCTGTCCCACGAGGTGTTCACCGCCGACCTCGCCCGGGCCTACGCCCGCGTCGTCGCCGGGGACCCCGAACCGCCGCCGCTCGCCCACCCCGCCCCACAACCGCCGGACGCCGAACGCCGGGCCGAACTCGCCGCCTACTGGCGGACGGCGCTCGACGGCGTGCCCGACCTGCCGGGGGACCGCGACGGCCCGACCCAGCGCGAGCTCGCCCAGGCGGAGCTGCACCACCACGCCGTCCGGTTCCCCGACGGGGCGGGCGCCGCGGCGCGCGAAGCCGGCCGACGCCTCGCGTGCCCGCCGTTCGCCGTGCTGCTCACCGCGTACGCCCAGGCCCTGCACGACCTGTGCGGCGCCGAGGACTTCTGCATCGGGACCCCGGTGTCCACCCGGACCCCGGACCTCGCGGACGCCATCGGCTGCCTGCTGACTACGCTGCCCGTGCGCGTGCAGCGGCCCACCGGGCCCGCCGCGTGCGAGCGCACTTGGAGGACCGTCGCCGACGGCCTGTTCCACATGGACCTGCCCCAGGACGACTTGATCCGCGCGGTGCGCACCCGTCCAGGGCGCCGCATGCCGCTGTACCAGGCCCTGTTCGCGTACGAGAGCTGGCCGCGCCCCGTCCACGCCGCCGGAGGGGTCCGCATGCGCACCGAGCCCGTGGTGCCGCTCGGCGGACAGGCCGAGGTCCTGTTCCAGCTGAACGAGCTGCCCGGCCACCGCCTCGGAGGGGTGCTGCAAGCCCCGGCCGGCAGCCCTTGGGCGGGGCGTTTGGCCAGGCTGTCAGCCGCCGTCCGGCACCGGCTCGCCGCGCTGACCGGAGCGGAAGAGCAACACACCGTTGCGACCCCTTCCGGACCGTCCCGGCCCGCACCCACGACGACCACCGAGGAGGACGCCCGATGA
- a CDS encoding thioesterase II family protein has product MTRVMCLPYAGAGAGIYRPWKALSTGRARATPVQLPGREEEFSRPCYASFHECVTDLSRRVTEAAAGEPFAIFGHSFGGLLAFETARHLYDTGGPLPERLIVSGARSPRHRGYTGLSDDDDEAVRSLKQDSLRGFEALDHPELRALLLPVLRSDARLLQQYSDYRPQVLDPLPIPLTALRGVSDTVASAEGVADWKTFTTKDYAEVEMPGGHLYLLDSMPELWRVIEEQL; this is encoded by the coding sequence ATGACACGAGTGATGTGCCTGCCGTACGCCGGGGCGGGTGCGGGGATCTACCGCCCTTGGAAGGCCCTGAGCACCGGCCGGGCGCGCGCCACACCCGTCCAGCTCCCGGGGCGTGAGGAAGAGTTCTCCCGACCCTGCTACGCCTCCTTCCACGAGTGCGTCACCGACCTCTCCCGCCGCGTCACGGAAGCCGCCGCCGGGGAACCCTTCGCGATCTTCGGCCACAGCTTCGGCGGGCTGCTCGCCTTCGAGACCGCCCGTCACCTCTACGACACCGGGGGGCCGCTGCCCGAGCGGCTGATCGTCAGCGGCGCGCGCAGCCCCCGCCACCGCGGTTACACCGGCCTGAGCGACGACGACGACGAAGCCGTCAGATCGCTGAAGCAGGACAGCCTGCGCGGCTTCGAAGCACTCGACCACCCCGAACTGCGCGCCCTGCTGCTGCCCGTGCTGCGCTCCGACGCACGGCTCCTGCAGCAGTACAGCGACTACCGGCCCCAGGTGCTCGACCCCCTGCCGATCCCCCTCACCGCGCTGCGCGGCGTGTCGGACACGGTGGCCTCCGCGGAAGGGGTCGCCGACTGGAAGACCTTCACCACCAAGGACTACGCCGAAGTGGAGATGCCCGGCGGACACCTCTACCTGCTGGACTCCATGCCGGAGCTGTGGCGCGTCATCGAGGAGCAGCTGTGA